A stretch of the Corylus avellana chromosome ca6, CavTom2PMs-1.0 genome encodes the following:
- the LOC132184874 gene encoding N-glycosylase/DNA lyase OGG1, with the protein MIQARATSTILPIEAFVSPSFTQRTGGSCRGEKNLRFVATICMHSLRSSSLSIMKRPRPTPPPTPPLSTTKITRPFSKKPKPATPPKWVSLGLTQSELSLPLTFPTGQTFRWRQTGPLQYTGVVHSHLVSLKHLQNGDVSYCLHHTTTSEAKARLALLDFLNAGISLSDVWAVFSASAPRFAELASHLGGARVLRQDPLECLVQFLCSSNNNIARITKMVDFVSSLGDYLGTVEGFEFHQFPSLERLKMVSEDELRAAGFGYRAKYLIGTVNALQSKPGGGAEWLASLRNFDLQEVIDALSTLPGVGPKVAACIALFSLDQHHAIPVDTHVWQIATRYLLPELAGARLTPKLCSRVAEAFVSKYGKYAGWAQTLLFIAELPSQKALLPSHFCSIKEKKSAESKNGKMCSGN; encoded by the exons ATGATCCAAGCCCGCGCAACGTCAACGATCCTCCCAATTGAGGCATTCGTCTCCCCTTCTTTCACACAGCGGACCGGAGGGAGCTGCAGAGGCGAGAAAAACCTCCGATTCGTGGCCACCATTTGCATGCACTCATTGAGATCGAGCTCCCTCTCAATCATGAAGCGGCCAAGACCCACCCCACCACCAACACCACCGCTCTCCACCACCAAAATCACCAGACCTTTCtccaaaaaacccaaacccgCGACCCCACCCAAGTGGGTTTCCCTCGGCCTCACTCAATCGGAGCTCTCCCTGCCCCTCACTTTCCCCACTGGCCAAACCTTCCGGTGGAGACAGACTGGCCCTCTCCAGTACACGGGCGTTGTCCACTCTCACCTTGTCTCTCTCAAGCACCTTCAGAACGGCGACGTATCCTACTGCCTCCACCACACCACCACCTCCGAGGCCAAGGCCAGGCTTGCACTGCTCGATTTTCTCAACGCGGGCATTTCTCTCAGTGACGTCTGGGCGGTCTTCTCGGCCTCGGCCCCCCGGTTCGCCGAGCTGGCAAGCCACTTGGGCGGGGCCCGGGTGCTCAGGCAGGACCCGCTCGAGTGTTTGGTTCAGTTTCTGTGTTCGTCTAATAACAACATTGCGAGGATCACCAAAATGGTGGACTTTGTTTCGTCGCTTGGGGATTATTTGGGGACTGTGGAGGGCTTTGAGTTCCACCAGTTCCCGAGTTTGGAGCGGCTGAAGATGGTCTCAGAGGACGAGCTTAGAGCGGCCGGTTTCGGTTACAG GGCTAAATACCTCATTGGTACTGTAAATGCTTTGCAATCAAAACCTGGTGGAGGTGCGGAATGGCTTGCTTCTCTTCGTAATTTCGATCTTCAAGAGGTTATTGATGCTCTCTCTACTCTACCTGGAGTTGGTCCCAAGGTGGCAGCGTGCatagctctcttctctcttgaTCAACACCACGCCATTCCTGTCGATACACATGTCTGGCAG ATTGCTACAAGATACCTATTACCGGAACTTGCAGGTGCCCGTCTGACACCTAAGCTATGCAGTCGTGTGGCAGAGGCATTTGTGAGCAAATATGGAAAATATGCTGGCTGGGCTCAAACTCTGCTCTTCATTGCTGAATTACCTTCACAAAAGGCCCTCCTACCATCACATTTTTGTAgtatcaaagaaaagaaatctgCAGAGAGTAAGAATGGCAAAATGTGCAGTGGTAATTGA